Within Hydrogenophaga sp. PAMC20947, the genomic segment TCAGGCCACCTTTGCAGGCGTGTCGAGCATCGGCGGCTATTCGTGCCGTGCCAACAGCGCCAACCGCTCCGAGACATCGGTGCACGGCACCGGCCGAGCGCTCGACATCATGATTCGCACCGTCGGCGGCAAGGCGAACAGTGCCGTGGGCGACCCGATCGCCAACTGGCTGGTGCGCAACGCCTCGTCCATCGGCGTGCAGTACATCATCTGGAACCGCATCCGTTGGAGCGGCAACCGCACGCCGCGTGTGGCGCGCTACACCGGACCGAGTCCACACATCGACCATGTGCACGTCGAGTTGAACAACGATGGCGCGGCTCGGCGCACGCCGTGGTTTCAGGGTCGGTAGACGACACCGCTATCGCTGCGCGCCTTTGAAAGGAAAGCTCATGAAGGAACTTGAATTTGAGTTCGTGCCATTCACTTCAGCGCAGCCCGTCGCCGCCGCGCTGAAAAAAAGCTGGGAGCGCGCTCCTGAGGTTCAAGTACCTGCGCGCATTGGCCGAACCCCAACGGGCCATGGCCCGGCAAACCCGGAACGGTTCGACGTCGATCGACGTTCACCGAGTGCTCTAACCATCGGGTCCCACAGGGCGACTGGCGGGGCGCAACGCACGAGGGGCTCGAAAGAACGCACAAAGTTATGCACACCATTTCCTCGCACCCACAAGGGGTCACCCTGTTTGGTGACCCGGCCTTGAAACAGCGTTCGGCCGTGATCATCGACACCCACTGCCACGCTGGCAAAGGCGACGGCCTCACTGGCCCCTGGAACACCGACGCACCCCTGCACGGCTACTTGCGCCGCTGCGCTGCCGCCGGCATACGGCGCAGCGTGGTCTTCCCCGCCTTCCATAGCAACTACACCCTGGCCAACCGTGAGGTCGCGCGCCTCGTCGCTGCGCGGCCCGACCGGCTCTATGGTTTCGCCTTCGTCCATCCCGAACGAGACAAAGGCCGCGTGCGGTCCATGGTGCAAGAAGCGGTAGAGGCGCATGGCTTCGTCGGCATCAAGGTGCACCGGCACGACGCCCGCATCACGCGGGAAGTCTGCGAAACGGCGCGGGAGTTCAGCCTACCGGTTCTGTACGACATCGCCGGTGAGGTCTCGGCATGCGAACTGCTCGCGCAGGAATACCCCGGGGTCAACTTCATCATCCCGCACCTGGGCAGCTTTGCCGACGACTGGACGGCCCAGCTCGCGTTGATCGACCACCTGGTGCGCCATCCCAACATGCACGCGGACACGGCTGGTGTGCGCCGCTTCGACTTGCTTGAGCAGGCGGTGCTGCGGGCAGGCGCGCACAAGTTGCTGTTTGGCTCCGACGGTCCGTGGCTTCACCCAGCGGTAGAGCTGGCCAAAGTGCAGCTGCTCAAGCTGCTGCCGGCAGACGAAGCGCTGGTGCTGGGTGGGAACTTCATGCGGCTGATCGGTCGCGTCAATGCGCGGCCCGCTGGTTGGCGCGCCGAATTTGCAAGGCGCGGTCGGTGACGCCCAAGCGGGCCGCAGCGCGCTGCAGGTTGCCGCCTTCTTGATCCAGCGCCGCCTGGGTCGCCAGCTCGGCTGCGATCTGACCAATTTCCTTCAGCCCAATCCCCAGCTCAACGGCATGGCGAACGGCATCGTCGAAGTGGCGGTCCGGCCAGAGCGGGCGACAGGCCGCACTGCTGGGTCGCTCGTGCTCAGGCACATCGCCCACCGTGAGCGGGCCATCGCCACTGTGTCGCTGCCACAGCCGAGCCACAGTCTGGCGCAGATCGCGCACGTTGCCCGGGTACTCGCGCGTAAGCAGGTACTGCTTGACCGCCGGGTCCATCTCCAACTGCGCAGCCCGGGCATCGAGCTGTTCAAGCATGAAGTGCACCAGCGGAATGATGTCTTCAAGGCGCTCGCGCAGCGGCGGCGTGGTGCAACGCCAGGCAGCAATGCGGTAGTACAGGTCGGCGCGAAACGTGCCCTCGGCCACAGCCGCTTCTAGATCGCGGTGCGTGGCGCAGATCAGGCGAAAGTCGCTGCGTTGCCAGGTGTTGCTGCCCAGTCGCTTGTACTGGCGCTCTTGCACCACGCGCAGCAGCTGCGCCTGCAGCGCAGCGCTCAGCTCCCCCACTTCGTCGAGAAAAAGCGTGCCCCGGTGGGCCATGGCAAACGCGCCATCCCGTGCACCGGCTGCGCCCGTGAATGCGCCGCGCTCATGGCCGAAGAACTCGCTGCCTGAGAGTTCGGCCGACAGCG encodes:
- a CDS encoding amidohydrolase family protein, encoding MHTISSHPQGVTLFGDPALKQRSAVIIDTHCHAGKGDGLTGPWNTDAPLHGYLRRCAAAGIRRSVVFPAFHSNYTLANREVARLVAARPDRLYGFAFVHPERDKGRVRSMVQEAVEAHGFVGIKVHRHDARITREVCETAREFSLPVLYDIAGEVSACELLAQEYPGVNFIIPHLGSFADDWTAQLALIDHLVRHPNMHADTAGVRRFDLLEQAVLRAGAHKLLFGSDGPWLHPAVELAKVQLLKLLPADEALVLGGNFMRLIGRVNARPAGWRAEFARRGR
- a CDS encoding sigma 54-interacting transcriptional regulator, with protein sequence MAIPAWLRFLGDVPVDLQAPLMSLFHQAGIDTSATPPPTCMLGIAVLAQPDEHALNTLRELCQGCSVLAVAVGDRPFDPAAMWRVLDAGATDLLLWHELPPNADEGACRLQRWQTIRALVESDTVRQRVAGSSCAWQSLIRDVVEVARLTQSAVLITGETGTGKEQVANLIHELDGREDVGEFVVVDCTTLSAELSGSEFFGHERGAFTGAAGARDGAFAMAHRGTLFLDEVGELSAALQAQLLRVVQERQYKRLGSNTWQRSDFRLICATHRDLEAAVAEGTFRADLYYRIAAWRCTTPPLRERLEDIIPLVHFMLEQLDARAAQLEMDPAVKQYLLTREYPGNVRDLRQTVARLWQRHSGDGPLTVGDVPEHERPSSAACRPLWPDRHFDDAVRHAVELGIGLKEIGQIAAELATQAALDQEGGNLQRAAARLGVTDRALQIRRANQRAAH